CAACTCCACAAGCTACTGGGACGAGCACGTCTGGGGCGCGGCGTGGATGTACTACGCCACGGGCAACAGCAGCTAcatcgccaccgccaccgccccggggctcgccgcgcgcgccaggGCCTTCGACGACATCCTCGACCTCTCCGTGTTCAGCTGGGACAACAAGCTCCCCGGCGCCGGCCTGCTCCTGTCGCGGCTGCGCATGTTCCTCAACCCCGGCTACCCCTACGAGCAGTCGCTCGCCGGCTACCACACGGCCGCCGGCCTGGGCATGTGCAAGTGCTTCCGGCGCTTCGCCGCCTTCAACTTCACCGGGGGCGGCCTGGCGCTCTTCAACCACGGCCGGGGCCAGCCGCTGCAGTACGCCGTCGCcaacgccttcctcgccgcGCTCTACGCCGACTACCTGGAGGCAGTCAACGTCCCCGGCTGGTACTGCGGCCCCAACTtcatggccgccggcgacctccggGCGTTCGCCAGGTCCCAGCTCGACTACATTCTCGGCGACAACCCGAGGAAGATGAGCTACGTGGTGGGCTACGGCGGCAGGTACCCGCGGCACGTGCACCACCGGGGCGCGTCGACGCCGCGTAACCGCGGCAAGTACTCGTGCACCGGCGGGCGCAGGTGGCGCGACACCAAGAAGGCGGACCCGAACGTGCTCACGGGCGCCATGGTGGGCGGGCCGGACCGCCACGACAGGTTCAACGACTCGCGCATGGCCTTCGGGCAGACCGAGCCGACGCTGGTGGGAAACGCCGGGCTCGTGGCCGCGCTGGTGGCCGTcaccagcagcggcggcgccgtcggcgtcggcgccgtcgACAAGAACAGCATGTTCTCTGCCGTGCCGCCGATGTTCCCggccacgccgccaccgccgcccgcgtgGAAGCCGTGAGGGATGCCATCGCGGGCCACGGCCATCGGACGTTGGGTAACTGGAAGTCTGGAACGGAGTCGACAGTACCTTCCCTCTATAGTCAAAATAGTCAGAGACCGCGTAGACTTTCGTCAGAAATTTGAGAGTTTGAGACGGACAAAGATCAGGCGGTGCGGCCCCCTTCGCATAATTGAGGCCCATTACTGGGGTATTTGGGTTTTGAATGGGCCATGCTTTAGCCTGGTCTGGAATCAACCGTTCTTCGCAGTATCGAGGCAGTCCAGCGTTCAGTTGTCGGCTAAATAGTGAATCCCATATTATCTTCTTTTTTAATAATGGAATCCCATCTATTAAGTGGAATCGTCAAAACTCACTCCAACGTGTCTTGGTTTTGAAAATTTCTTAAACATTTCAAGTGTATAGGGCAGATTATGTTATACAATTATATTAAACTTCAAGATCAAACAAGGGATACAATTCAACAAGAGACTATGAAACAAAATTACGCTTATAGAAATGTACAGATGGAAGATGCAATGAAAGTAGAAATCTACCACAAAATTACAAAAGTGCAAGTGTAACCAGCGTCAGAACTCAGAAGTATCCATGACCTTCTACATCACCAAGTATGAAGTGAACTTTCCCTTTGAATCACCATATACCATACATACAAactgaaaatgaaaaaaaaaaagggaaccTATCAGTTGCAGTAAAGCTCAAGAGGGATTTTAAGTCCTACTGCCTGGCCAACAACGGATAACCATGCCGATAGATATCGCAGCGATTGTTCCTCAATCGCCACTTTACTTTCTTCAAGAAGTAGCTTCATCCAGTCACTGGTTGCACAGgggtgcaaggtgaaccatggCCTGCTTAAGTGGGGGTGCTCCTGTAGGAATGCAAGAACAATTCAATCACAACGGCTGAAGGAATTTGGGACTAAAATACGTATTTTTGGAACCATCATGTACAGCAATGTATTAGCCATTCACAACATACCTCTCGAGTAATAAACGTCCACTTTGACTCGCTTAATACTTTAAGCGAGTTAGAGGGAAGGTTGTGTTTTATCTCATCCAATGTTAGTAGCTGACCATCTATGTACAAGAACAGACATGTTCGTTGTCAAATAGGAGTAAAAAGAGGTGAATGTTCACTTATGTTACTTAAGTGCATACCAGAACGATGACCCTGAAAGTACAGCACCGGAACCTTGTAAGAGTAGCTGTAGACAACATGGAAATCATAAACGTGAACATTATCACTAGAGCTCTGGACCTGCAAAGGGAAGGACACGAATGTTATGTACGTTAAATTCAGAACTCGAGTAAAATGGACTACATGTGCTCAAAGTCATAAGTCATAAGTCATAAAAGCCTTCAACACAAAACCCTGAGTGACTGGATCAAACCTACTGAGTTGCTACCTAGCATGTGTATAAATCCTTGGGTCAAAATTGATGTCAACCAAAAAAGGATTCTGAAGATATGAACGGTGGAAGTTCAGAACAAGCTAATGTACCAGCAACCAAGTCACAGTAACCGTGGAGAAAATGTACAGCGAAAAATTACCCAAGTATCGCACGCAACTGCGTCTGCACCATCAGAATTGTCGTTCTCGTCAATCTGCTCCTGCAGGAAAAGATTTGGTAAAAGGTTAGCATTGCCACCTCTAAAACACGGATACGTCAGGGGGCATGCGTATCCCGTATCGGATACGTATCCGATACGGATACGCGCGGGATACGGCCAGGATACGTATCCACGCCGTGTCCGCGTATCCCAGTTTAATTGGGCCTGAAACTCACGATTGGAAACGTCTCAGCCCATTATTGGATACGGCCCAGCCCAACTAACCACCATCCCATTCCTTTTGACCTACTGCCGAGTGCCGACCCCTCCCAGTTCCCAGTCGCCTCCCTCACGCAGCCGCCACCCA
This sequence is a window from Panicum virgatum strain AP13 chromosome 7K, P.virgatum_v5, whole genome shotgun sequence. Protein-coding genes within it:
- the LOC120642548 gene encoding ubiquitin-like-conjugating enzyme ATG10 isoform X2, coding for MGGSPVGDGTLSLDGFNTSAAALVKRWKEIEVDDFLPDWTWKPCSKMGAPSEVEGYLALEGVYRGCGGSQIDENDNSDGADAVACDTWVQSSSDNVHVYDFHVVYSYSYKVPVLYFQGHRSDGQLLTLDEIKHNLPSNSLKVLSESKWTFITREEHPHLSRPWFTLHPCATSDWMKLLLEESKVAIEEQSLRYLSAWLSVVGQAVGLKIPLELYCN
- the LOC120642548 gene encoding ubiquitin-like-conjugating enzyme ATG10 isoform X1, giving the protein MGGSPVGDGTLSLDGFNTSAAALVKRWKEIEVDDFLPDWTWKPCSKMGAPSEVEGYLALEGVYRGCGGSQEQIDENDNSDGADAVACDTWVQSSSDNVHVYDFHVVYSYSYKVPVLYFQGHRSDGQLLTLDEIKHNLPSNSLKVLSESKWTFITREEHPHLSRPWFTLHPCATSDWMKLLLEESKVAIEEQSLRYLSAWLSVVGQAVGLKIPLELYCN